A section of the Oryza sativa Japonica Group chromosome 1, ASM3414082v1 genome encodes:
- the LOC4327919 gene encoding auxin-responsive protein IAA4 — MEECKGGGMSPSSSMDSSTHPALSTTSSAATARRDLSTDLRLGLSLSTSSSSSLLQAAAAAAAADDSIPSTPRNSQVHADWPPIKPFLRSALQKASAAGGGGARRRRTLFVKVYMEGVPIGRKLDLLLLDGYDSLLIKLCHMFKTPITYADVMECHQQVPGQKAAHVLTYEDQDGDWMMVGDVPWELFLSSVKKLRIARMDKC; from the exons ATGGAGGAGTGCAAGGGCGGTGGCatgtcgccgtcctcctccatggATAGCAGCACCCACCCGGCGCTGTCCacgacgtcgtcggcggcgacggcgaggcgggacCTCAGCACCGATCTCCGGCTAGGGCTTAGCCtctcgacgtcgtcgtcgtcctccctcctgcaggccgccgccgccgccgccgctgctgatgATAGCATCCCTTCTACTCCAAG GAACAGCCAAGTGCACGCCGATTGGCCGCCGATCAAGCCGTTCCTCAGGAGCGCCTTGCAGAAGGCGTCggccgctggcggcggcggcgctcgccgacgGCGAACGCTGTTCGTGAAGGTGTACATGGAGGGCGTCCCGATCGGCCGGAAGCTCGACCTGCTCTTGCTGGATGGGTATGACAGCCTCCTCATCAAGCTCTGCCACATGTTCAAGACGCCCATCACCT ATGCTGATGTTATGGAGTGCCATCAACAAGTTCCTGGCCAGAAGGCTGCCCATGTCCTCACCTATGAAGACCAGGACGGGGACTGGATGATGGTTGGGGACGTCCCATGGGA ACTCTTCCTGAGCAGCGTAAAGAAGCTCAGGATTGCAAGGATGGATAAATGCTAA
- the LOC4325147 gene encoding hydrophobic protein LTI6B → MSDGTANCIDILIAIILPPLGVFLKFGCKVEFWLCLLLTFFGYLPGIIYAVYAITK, encoded by the exons ATGTCGGACGGCACGGCCAACTGCATCGACATCCTCATCGCCAtcatcctccctcctctcggcGTCTTCCTCAAGTTCGGATGCAAG GTGGAGTTCTGGCTCTGTCTTCTGCTCACCTTCTTCGGCTATCTCCCGGGGATCATCTACGCGGTCTATGCTATCACCAAGTAG